In a genomic window of Nocardiopsis mwathae:
- a CDS encoding aminotransferase-like domain-containing protein encodes MVASEVRALFAVASRPEVVSLAGGMPNVGALPLDRMGEIVQQVVAEQGATALQYGSAQGDPVLREQICEVMGLEGIEADADDVIVTVGSQQALDLVTRVFVDPGDVVLCEAPTYVTAINTFAAFQADIRHVAMDEDGVLPEALEEHLTRLAAEGRTVKFFYTIPNFQNPGGVTLTAERRRRVLEICRRHGLLVLEDNPYGLLRYEGEPERPLRADAPDNVIYLGSFSKTLSPGFRIGWALAPSAVRAKLVLAAESAMLSHSTFNQMVVGRYLSTHPWREQIKDFNEMYRERRDAMFGALDALMPAGTTWTRPEGGFFVWVTLPEGLDAKAMLPRAVTERVAYVPGTGFYAGDEGHRNMRLSFCYPTPEQIREGVRRLVGVIKNEMSLRDTFGSTSVPPTRGSDAPTPDIP; translated from the coding sequence ATGGTGGCCTCGGAGGTCCGGGCACTCTTCGCCGTCGCATCGCGCCCCGAAGTGGTCTCCCTCGCGGGCGGCATGCCCAACGTCGGCGCGCTGCCGCTGGACCGCATGGGCGAGATCGTGCAGCAGGTCGTCGCCGAACAGGGCGCCACGGCGCTCCAGTACGGCTCCGCCCAGGGCGACCCCGTGCTGCGCGAACAGATCTGCGAGGTCATGGGCCTCGAAGGCATCGAGGCCGACGCCGACGACGTCATCGTCACCGTCGGCTCCCAGCAGGCCCTCGACCTCGTCACCCGCGTCTTCGTCGACCCCGGCGACGTCGTGCTGTGCGAGGCGCCCACCTACGTCACCGCCATCAACACCTTCGCCGCCTTCCAGGCCGACATCCGCCACGTCGCCATGGACGAGGACGGCGTGCTCCCCGAGGCGCTGGAGGAGCACCTCACCCGGCTCGCCGCCGAGGGGCGCACGGTCAAGTTCTTCTACACGATCCCCAACTTCCAGAACCCCGGCGGCGTGACCCTCACCGCCGAGCGCCGCCGCCGCGTCCTGGAGATCTGCCGGCGCCACGGCCTGCTGGTGCTGGAGGACAACCCCTACGGCCTGCTGCGCTATGAGGGCGAGCCCGAGCGCCCGCTGCGCGCGGATGCCCCCGACAACGTCATCTACCTCGGCTCCTTCTCCAAGACGCTGTCCCCGGGCTTCCGCATCGGCTGGGCGCTGGCGCCCTCCGCGGTGCGCGCCAAGCTCGTACTGGCCGCCGAGTCCGCGATGCTCAGCCACTCCACCTTCAACCAGATGGTGGTGGGCCGCTACCTGTCCACCCACCCGTGGCGGGAGCAGATCAAGGACTTCAACGAGATGTACCGGGAGCGCCGCGACGCCATGTTCGGCGCGCTCGACGCGCTCATGCCGGCCGGGACCACCTGGACCCGCCCCGAGGGCGGCTTCTTCGTCTGGGTCACCCTGCCCGAAGGGCTCGACGCCAAGGCCATGCTGCCGCGCGCCGTCACCGAGCGCGTCGCCTACGTGCCGGGCACCGGTTTCTACGCCGGCGACGAGGGGCACCGCAACATGCGCCTGTCGTTCTGCTACCCCACCCCCGAGCAGATCCGCGAGGGCGTGCGGCGCCTCGTCGGCGTGATCAAGAACGAGATGTCGCTGCGTGATACGTTCGGCAGCACGTCGGTCCCGCCCACCAGGGGCAGCGACGCGCCGACGCCCGACATCCCCTGA